The following proteins are co-located in the Myroides profundi genome:
- a CDS encoding S8 family peptidase, whose amino-acid sequence MRLIKPLYLSAALALALTSCGTTSTITNTPISGVDNLPKRTTKLTEEQLRRWSHLDIINDTVPGMSVDRAYEEILKGKKLPKKVIVGVVDSGVEIDHDDLKTQVWTNPNEIAGNGIDDDNNGYIDDIHGWNFLGQSVHENVEMVRVIRRGDDGSDQYKRAVKEYDEEIKSNQESKLRVDMLLRANERIAKYLDKKDYTMDDLNSIPLDANEEIIHSKNVMYNILAGGRELSWLEAYKNSVESKAKHHLNLEFDGRKIVGDDHTDINDRIYGDNNVIGPVREEAKHGTHVAGIIAQTRGNNLGGDGVASDVAEIMAVRAVPDGDEYDKDIALGIRYAVDNGAKVINGSFGKYYEENSQWVRDAIKYAEEKDVLIVVAAGNDAMDLNIPGGVERYPNDNVKMGPEISNNFLVVGALNPEFGKNMVARFSNYGDYDVDVFAPGVKIYATVPTNSYEYLQGTSMASPNVAGVAALVRAYYPEFTAGEVKKIIMDSGVAVNFDVVVGEKKEIRNFQSISTSGKFVNAYNALLLAEKLSKAKK is encoded by the coding sequence ATGCGATTGATTAAACCTTTATACCTATCAGCTGCTTTAGCATTAGCTTTAACTAGCTGTGGTACAACGAGTACGATTACCAATACACCGATCTCGGGTGTAGATAATCTACCGAAGAGAACAACAAAACTTACAGAAGAACAATTACGCAGATGGAGTCATTTAGACATCATTAATGATACTGTTCCTGGAATGTCTGTTGACAGAGCGTATGAAGAAATTCTTAAAGGAAAGAAATTACCTAAGAAAGTAATTGTAGGAGTTGTAGATTCAGGTGTTGAGATTGATCACGATGATTTAAAAACTCAAGTTTGGACAAACCCTAATGAAATAGCTGGTAATGGTATCGATGATGATAATAATGGATACATCGATGACATCCACGGATGGAACTTCTTAGGACAGTCTGTACACGAAAATGTAGAGATGGTACGTGTGATTCGTAGAGGTGATGACGGTTCTGATCAGTACAAAAGAGCTGTGAAGGAATACGACGAAGAAATAAAAAGCAACCAAGAGAGCAAACTACGTGTAGATATGCTATTGCGCGCAAATGAGCGTATCGCAAAATACCTAGATAAGAAAGACTACACAATGGATGACTTAAACAGTATTCCATTAGATGCTAATGAAGAGATCATCCACTCTAAGAATGTTATGTATAATATCTTAGCAGGTGGAAGAGAGTTATCTTGGTTAGAAGCTTACAAAAACAGTGTAGAAAGTAAAGCGAAACACCACTTAAACTTAGAGTTCGACGGTAGAAAAATAGTAGGTGATGATCATACAGATATCAATGATAGAATCTATGGTGATAACAACGTGATCGGACCTGTAAGAGAAGAGGCTAAACACGGTACTCACGTAGCTGGTATTATCGCTCAGACTCGTGGTAATAACTTAGGTGGAGACGGTGTAGCATCTGACGTAGCAGAGATCATGGCTGTAAGAGCTGTACCTGATGGAGATGAGTATGATAAGGATATCGCATTAGGTATTAGATATGCAGTAGATAACGGTGCTAAAGTAATCAACGGAAGCTTCGGTAAATACTACGAAGAAAACAGTCAGTGGGTACGTGACGCTATTAAATATGCAGAAGAGAAAGATGTACTTATCGTAGTAGCTGCAGGTAATGATGCTATGGACTTAAACATCCCTGGAGGTGTAGAGCGCTACCCTAACGATAACGTGAAGATGGGACCAGAGATCTCTAACAACTTCTTAGTAGTAGGAGCTCTTAACCCAGAGTTTGGTAAAAATATGGTGGCTCGTTTCTCTAACTATGGAGATTATGACGTAGACGTATTCGCTCCTGGAGTGAAAATCTATGCTACTGTACCAACGAATAGTTATGAGTACTTACAAGGTACTTCTATGGCTTCTCCTAACGTAGCAGGTGTTGCAGCATTAGTGAGAGCTTATTACCCAGAGTTTACAGCTGGAGAAGTGAAGAAAATCATCATGGACTCAGGTGTAGCAGTAAACTTCGACGTAGTAGTAGGTGAGAAAAAAGAAATCAGAAATTTCCAATCTATCTCTACTTCTGGTAAGTTTGTAAATGCGTACAATGCATTATTATTAGCTGAGAAATTGTCAAAAGCTAAAAAATAA
- a CDS encoding MBL fold metallo-hydrolase: MKLYAIESGNFKLDGGAMFGVVPKVIWNKTNPADANNLIDLGARLLLIEEGNRLILIDTGMGNKQSDKFFGYYNLWGDHSIDKSLAKHGFHRDDITDVFLTHLHFDHVGGAVDWNSDRTGYVNAFKNAKYWTNENHWEWATKPNAREKASFLSENILPIQESGALHFIPKTEGNILHNSELGFDIFFADGHTEKQMIPILNYKGKKIAYVADLLPTVGHIPLPYVMGYDTRPLLTLDEKEKFLKMAADENWYLFLEHDAHNEIITVQHTEKGVRLNENLKANEILI; the protein is encoded by the coding sequence ATGAAACTATACGCTATAGAAAGTGGCAACTTTAAACTAGATGGTGGTGCTATGTTTGGCGTTGTTCCTAAAGTGATTTGGAACAAAACCAACCCTGCTGATGCTAATAACCTCATCGACTTAGGTGCTAGACTACTCCTTATCGAAGAGGGCAACAGACTGATCCTTATCGATACAGGTATGGGAAATAAACAATCTGATAAATTCTTTGGTTATTATAATCTATGGGGTGACCATAGCATAGATAAGTCTCTAGCTAAGCATGGCTTTCATAGAGATGATATCACAGATGTATTTTTGACACACTTACACTTCGATCACGTAGGAGGTGCTGTAGACTGGAATAGTGATAGAACAGGATATGTAAACGCTTTTAAAAACGCTAAGTACTGGACGAATGAGAATCACTGGGAATGGGCAACTAAACCGAATGCGAGAGAGAAGGCTTCTTTCTTATCAGAGAACATACTTCCTATACAGGAGAGTGGTGCACTACACTTCATCCCAAAGACTGAAGGAAACATACTGCACAACTCCGAATTAGGCTTTGATATCTTCTTCGCAGATGGACATACTGAGAAGCAAATGATCCCTATACTGAACTATAAAGGCAAAAAGATAGCTTATGTAGCCGATCTACTGCCTACAGTAGGACACATCCCTCTTCCTTATGTTATGGGATATGATACAAGACCTCTGCTAACACTAGACGAAAAAGAGAAATTCTTAAAGATGGCAGCTGATGAGAATTGGTATTTGTTCTTAGAACACGATGCTCATAATGAAATCATCACTGTGCAACATACTGAAAAAGGAGTGAGACTAAATGAGAATTTAAAAGCTAATGAAATCTTAATTTAG
- a CDS encoding transposase — MNKKFKGVYNRSSNRAKWWDYTNDGTYFITICTRDMKHNFGYIFQDKMYLNDLGRCVLNCWFSIPHYYPFVVLDAFIVMPNHVHGILHINRGNDKTKNVDNIMEFKNVSGSLGSIIKGFKVGVKKDANSLGIAFFWQDGYHDHIIRTVSAYQNIANYIHTNPSRWNKDRFYNEF, encoded by the coding sequence ATGAATAAGAAGTTTAAAGGTGTGTATAATCGATCTTCGAATAGAGCTAAATGGTGGGATTATACAAATGACGGAACGTATTTTATAACTATTTGTACAAGAGATATGAAACATAATTTTGGGTATATATTTCAAGATAAGATGTACTTAAATGATTTAGGGAGATGTGTTTTAAATTGTTGGTTTAGTATCCCTCATTATTACCCATTTGTTGTTTTGGATGCATTTATTGTAATGCCAAATCATGTGCATGGTATCTTACATATTAATAGAGGGAATGATAAAACTAAGAATGTTGATAATATCATGGAATTTAAAAACGTATCTGGAAGTTTAGGAAGTATAATAAAGGGGTTTAAAGTAGGAGTAAAGAAAGATGCTAATAGTCTTGGTATAGCGTTCTTTTGGCAAGATGGGTATCATGACCATATTATCAGAACAGTTTCTGCGTATCAGAATATTGCTAATTATATTCATACTAATCCTTCACGTTGGAATAAGGATAGGTTTTATAATGAGTTTTGA
- a CDS encoding HesB/IscA family protein, protein MIKVSDIASKRVALLMEDEGFNHTTDYVRVGVTSGGCSGLSYQLKFDHEIGEDDKIFEDNGVRIAVDKKSFLYLVGTTLEYSGGLNGKGFYFNNPNASRTCGCGESFSL, encoded by the coding sequence ATGATAAAAGTTTCAGATATAGCGAGTAAACGCGTAGCCCTTTTGATGGAAGATGAAGGGTTTAACCATACTACAGATTATGTACGTGTAGGAGTGACTAGCGGAGGATGTTCCGGACTTTCGTATCAATTAAAATTTGATCACGAGATAGGAGAAGACGATAAGATTTTCGAAGACAATGGTGTGAGAATCGCTGTGGATAAGAAAAGCTTTTTGTACCTAGTAGGAACGACTTTAGAGTATTCTGGAGGATTGAACGGTAAAGGTTTTTATTTCAACAATCCAAATGCAAGTAGAACTTGCGGATGTGGAGAAAGCTTTTCATTATAA